In Streptomyces sp. NBC_01231, the sequence ACTCGTCTCACGACGGCCTCCTTTACGCACAGAACGACCCGGGGGTCGGTCGGATTGTGTCCCTGAGACAAAGTTGAGCAGGCCGCAAGGGCTCGCGTGGCGGTTTTGCGGAACGTCCACCTCAGGGCGACGACCTTACCGGGTCGTTCACCCCGTTTTCGGGTGACGCGTGCCGTGATCAGGGGTGCAGGATCACCAGATCGTCCCGGTGGACGACCTCACGCTCGTACGCCGGGCCCAGCTCGCGGGCGAGTTCCCTGGTGGAGCGGCCGATCAGCCGGGGAATCTCCCTGGCGTCGAAGTTGACGAGACCGCGGGCCACCGCGTGCCCCTCGCCGTCCCGCAGTTCGACAGGGTCACCGGCGGTGAACTCGCCCTCGACGGAGGCGATGCCGGCCGGCAGCAGCGACTTGCGCCGGTCGACGACCGCCGTCACGGCGCCGTCGTCCAACGTCAGCGAGCCCTGCGGGGTGGACGCGTGCTGCAGCCACAGCATCCGGTCGGCGGAGCGCTTGCCGGCGGGGTGGAAGTAAGTGCCGGTGTCGCCGCCCGAGAGCGCGTCGGCGGCGTGGACGGCGCTGGTGAGCACCACCGGGATGCCGGCCGCGGCCGCGATCCGGGCGGCCTCGACCTTGGTGACCATGCCGCCGGTGCCGACGCCGGCCTTGCCCGCACTGCCGATGTCCACTCCCGCCAGGTCGGCCGGAGTGCGCACCTCCGCTATCCGCGAGGTGCCCGGCCTGCCGGGGTCTCCGTCGTACACGCCGTCCACGTCCGAGAGCAGGACCAGCAGGTCGGCGTGGACGAGGTGGGCGACGAGGGCGGCGAGCCGGTCGTTGTCGCCGAAGCGGATCTCGTCCGTGGCGACGGTGTCGTTCTCGTTGACGATCGGCAGGGCGCCCATCGCCAGGAGTTTGTCGAGGGTGCGGGAGGCGTTGCGGTGGTGGGCGCGGCGGCTCATGTCGTCGCTGGTCAGCAGTACCTGGCCGACGCGGACGCCGTAGCGGGCGCAGGAGGCGGTGTAGCGGGCCACGAGCAGGCCCTGGCCGACGCTGGCGGCGGCCTGCTGGCGGGCGAGGTCCTTGGGGCGACGGCGCAGGCCCAGCGGGGCGAGCCCCGCGGCGATGGCGCCGGAGGAGACCAGGACGATCTCCCGCTCGCCTCCGCTGCGGCTCTTGGCGAGGACGTCGACGAGCGCGTCGACCCGGTCGGCGTCCAGGCCGCCGGAGGCGGTGGTCAGCGACGAGGAGCCCACCTTGACGACGATCCTGCGGGCCTCGCTGACGGCCTGTCTTGCCCCTGCCACGTGCTGTCCGTCCCCTCGCGTCACTCCGGGTACCCGCCCGCAATGTACGCGAAGGGGCCCCGTTGACGCGCGTCGGTTCCAGTCTCCGGACAGCCGTCCGTGACCGCCCGGTCACCCGCCGCTCGGGACCGGCGGTGAGGGCCCCTCGGCGCCCCGGAACCTCAAGGAGCGCGGCGGCAGTCCCGAGGCGTCCGGTCATGCGCGTGTCGTCCCGTGGTCGGCGCGCGTTAACCCGGTCGTCCGTCATGCGATGACCTTGGAGTGACCGCAGTGCTCACACGTCTCCCCCGTCGACGGCTCTCGGCGAGGACGCGCCGGCGGTGGCCCGCCGTGCGGCTTCCCAGCCGCCAGACCACGGCCAGAGCGCTCATCGCGGCCGTTCTCGCCGCCGCGTTCGCCGCTCAGGCCGCGGCGGCCCTGCGCCCGCACATCCCGCTGCTGCTCGCCGCGACGACCGCCTCGCTGGCCGTGGAGGGCGTCCTGTACCGGTGGCAGCGGGACATGCTGTCGCTGTTCGCGAAGTCGCACGCCGATCTCACCGTGCGGCACGTGCTGCGCGACCTGCTGCTGGTCGTCGGCCTGCTGCGGGCCGGCGAGCAGGACCGGGAGTCGGCCTACGCCCCGTTCATCGCCGGACTGCTCGTCTTCTACGCGCTGCACTGCGCGATCCAGGCGGTCTCCGTACTGGTCCGTCGCACCCGCACCCTGCCCGTCGTCACCCGCAACATCGACGCCCGCGCGCTGCGCCTGACTCCCGCGCCGCCCATGCTGCTGAGCCGCGCCGGTCACCGACTGCTGACCTTCGGCCTCCCGTCGACGGCCGGGCTGCTGGCCACCACGGCGACCGGCGAACCGCGCTGCGCGGGCTTCGGTGTCGCCGTGTCGCTGGGGCTCGCGCTGATGGGCCTGTACGACCTTCTCGTGCGGCTGCTGCCGAGCCGCCGTCCGGCGGGCGAGCAGGAGGTCCTGGACTGGTTCGACGCGTGGCTGGCGGAGTACCGGCCGACCGTGGGCCTGTACTTCTCCGGCGGGGGGTCCTCGGCCTACCAGGCGAACATGTGGCTGGAGCCGCTCGCGAAGCTCGAGGGCCGGCCACTGATCGTGCTGCGCGAGCGGTTCATGGTGCAGAAGATCGCGGCGACGGACGTGCCGATCGTCTGTCTGCCGAAGGTGTCCACGCTACTGCGGCTGGAACAGTCGACGCTCCAGGTCCTCATCCACCCGTCGAACTCCGGGAAGACGTCCCAGGTGCTGCGCATCCCCAGTCTCAAGCACACCTTCGTCAACCACGGCGAGAGCGACAAGCTGTCGTCCTGCAACCCGTACGCGAAGGCGTACGACGAGGTGTGGGTGGCCGGACCGGCGGCGCGCGAGCGGTACGCGCAGGCCGAGGTGGGCGTGGAGGACAAGGACGTGGTGGAGATCGGCCGCCCGCAGCTGGACGCCGTACGGCCGTACGCGGGCCCGCCGACGGGACTCCGCGGCGGAGCCGCCGAGGGATGCTTCACCACCGTTCTGTACGCGCCCACCTGGGAGGGCTGGGACGGCAATCCCGGGAACACGTCGGTGATCGAGGCAGGCGAGAACCTCGTACGGGCGCTGCTCGCGGATCCGGGCGTACGGCTGCTGTACAAGCCGCATCCGCTGACCGGGTCGGTTGACGCGCGGGCGGGCGCGGCGGACCTCAGGATCCGGGAGCTGGTCCGGGCGGCGAACCGGGAGCGGTCGGGTCAGCGACCGCCGGCCGACGGTGAACTCGCGCGGTGTGCAAAGGAGTTGGACCGTCTCACCACGGTCTCCTTCCGGGCCGGGGCCGATCAGGTCGAGCGGATGCTGGCGCAGTCCGTGCCCGAGCCGGGGCGGGCGGAGGCTGTGGCGCGGGCCACGACGGCCTGGGAGGAGGCGTACTGGGCCTCGCTACCGGAGTGGGAGCACCAGGTCGTCACGGACGCCCGGCCCGCGCTGTACGCCTGCTTCAACCGGGCCGACCTGCTGGTCAGTGACGTGTCGAGTGTGGTGAGCGATTTCCTGGCGAGCGGGAAGCCCTACGCGGTGGCCAACACCAGCGGCCTGACGGAGGACATGTTCCGCAAGGTCTTCCCGACAGCGGGCGCGGCGACCGTGCTGACTCCGGACGCGGCCGGGGTGCCACGACTGCTGGACGCCGTACGGCATCCCGAGCGGGACGAACTGTCGGGCGCCCGAACGGAGTTGAAGCAGCGACTGCTGGGACCGGACGAGCCGGCCGCCCAGGTCCGCTTCAACGACGCCGTACGCGCGCTGTGTTCGGCGGCACGGGACCACCGGGCCCGGATGGCGGAGCGACTGGCGGCGGAGATTCCCGCCCCGCGCAAGGAGGTTGTCACGGGCCAGGAGGCCGCCGGCCAGGGAGCCGTGTCCACGTCCGGGCCGGCGCCCGCCGCACCGTCGCGGTGACCCGGAGACGGCCCGGCCCGCCGCCCTGCCGGTGAAGCCGGACCGGCGCCACGTGCACCGCCTCTGGGCGCCGGGGCCGCCCGGCAGGTCACGC encodes:
- the proB gene encoding glutamate 5-kinase, producing the protein MAGARQAVSEARRIVVKVGSSSLTTASGGLDADRVDALVDVLAKSRSGGEREIVLVSSGAIAAGLAPLGLRRRPKDLARQQAAASVGQGLLVARYTASCARYGVRVGQVLLTSDDMSRRAHHRNASRTLDKLLAMGALPIVNENDTVATDEIRFGDNDRLAALVAHLVHADLLVLLSDVDGVYDGDPGRPGTSRIAEVRTPADLAGVDIGSAGKAGVGTGGMVTKVEAARIAAAAGIPVVLTSAVHAADALSGGDTGTYFHPAGKRSADRMLWLQHASTPQGSLTLDDGAVTAVVDRRKSLLPAGIASVEGEFTAGDPVELRDGEGHAVARGLVNFDAREIPRLIGRSTRELARELGPAYEREVVHRDDLVILHP